One genomic segment of Candidatus Fukatsuia endosymbiont of Tuberolachnus salignus includes these proteins:
- the traF gene encoding conjugative transfer signal peptidase TraF, translating to MKKITKGKILADSIITLAIIAMVITGILGAIYLSGGRINISKSIPLGLYRISSKPLAKGEYVIFCPPSKAVFREAKERGYISSGFCPDHYGYMMKKIVAMKDDKVSITSQGVTVNGVLLQHSRPLAFDKMGRPLPQIDLQPYILNESELLLMTDHSASSFDARYFGILGKKQVISVLQPMITWTTS from the coding sequence ATGAAAAAAATTACTAAAGGTAAGATCCTTGCTGATAGTATTATCACACTAGCTATTATTGCTATGGTGATCACCGGAATTTTGGGTGCCATCTACCTGTCAGGTGGACGCATCAACATCAGCAAAAGCATTCCTTTAGGTTTATATAGGATCAGCAGCAAGCCGTTGGCAAAAGGAGAATACGTCATCTTTTGCCCACCATCAAAGGCCGTGTTCAGGGAAGCTAAAGAGCGCGGCTATATTAGCTCAGGTTTTTGTCCTGATCATTACGGCTATATGATGAAAAAAATCGTGGCAATGAAAGACGACAAAGTGAGTATTACCTCACAGGGCGTTACGGTAAACGGTGTATTACTGCAACATAGCCGACCTCTAGCGTTCGATAAAATGGGACGTCCATTACCACAAATAGATTTACAGCCTTACATCTTGAATGAATCTGAGTTATTACTGATGACCGACCATAGTGCCAGTTCATTCGATGCGCGTTATTTTGGTATCCTCGGTAAAAAACAAGTCATATCCGTTTTACAGCCAATGATAACCTGGACGACATCTTAA
- a CDS encoding IS630 family transposase produces MKIELTADQKITLEAQHRQSHDRRVCDRIRCVLLSADGWTPPMIAHSQLINETTVRRHLTDYHKLNKLKPENGGSDGYLNAEQTTSLVEHLTQPLYHHNHQIVAYIAGRWNITFTVSGLYKGLKQHGFSYKKPKGVPHKFAVEKQQQFIKTYSELKDAAGNDPILFIDAVHPTQTTKISYGWIRKGQDKTIETTGSRTRLNIMGALNIQNVANPIIRDDETINSENVVHFLSAIRAHYPITTTAHVILEGAGYHRSQLVQDAALTLNIQLHYLPPYSPNLNPIERLWKVMNEQTRNNRYYPSKQSFKNDILNFFEVKLPQMASSLVSRLNDNCQALNPAS; encoded by the coding sequence ATGAAAATAGAGCTGACTGCTGACCAGAAAATTACCCTCGAAGCCCAACATCGTCAAAGCCATGACCGCCGTGTCTGTGACAGGATCCGGTGTGTTTTGTTGTCCGCAGACGGCTGGACTCCCCCTATGATTGCTCACTCACAGCTCATTAATGAAACCACGGTGCGGCGCCACCTTACAGACTATCATAAACTCAACAAGCTCAAGCCTGAAAATGGCGGCTCCGATGGCTATCTCAATGCGGAACAGACCACGTCGCTGGTTGAACATCTCACCCAGCCGCTCTACCACCACAATCACCAAATTGTGGCCTATATCGCTGGACGCTGGAACATCACCTTTACCGTATCAGGTCTGTATAAAGGGTTGAAGCAGCATGGCTTTAGCTATAAAAAGCCGAAAGGTGTTCCGCATAAATTTGCCGTTGAGAAACAGCAGCAATTTATAAAGACCTACAGCGAATTGAAAGACGCCGCGGGTAATGACCCCATACTGTTTATTGATGCCGTTCATCCGACACAAACCACCAAAATAAGCTACGGCTGGATACGAAAAGGCCAGGATAAAACGATAGAGACCACCGGGAGCAGAACGCGGTTGAATATCATGGGAGCCTTGAACATCCAGAATGTGGCTAACCCCATAATCCGTGATGATGAGACGATTAACAGCGAAAATGTGGTTCACTTCCTGTCTGCCATTCGCGCGCATTATCCCATCACGACAACGGCACATGTGATCCTCGAGGGTGCAGGCTATCACCGTTCACAGCTTGTGCAAGACGCCGCGCTTACGTTGAATATCCAGCTTCATTACCTTCCGCCGTATAGCCCGAATCTAAACCCGATAGAGCGATTGTGGAAGGTGATGAATGAGCAAACACGAAACAATAGATATTACCCATCTAAACAGAGTTTTAAGAACGATATCTTAAACTTCTTTGAGGTGAAGCTACCACAAATGGCAAGTTCTCTGGTATCTCGCTTAAACGATAATTGCCAGGCGCTAAATCCTGCATCTTGA
- a CDS encoding helix-turn-helix domain-containing protein produces the protein MERSKEYDFEVGSDNVFSDLNLPNSESLKLKADLAIQIITTIKKMGLNQAEAGKRMHLPQARVSALYNGKFFNMSEKKLMDCLNRLGYDIEIVVKPSHEFLGRRTLFIPAHS, from the coding sequence ATGGAAAGATCTAAAGAATATGATTTTGAAGTCGGATCAGATAATGTTTTTTCTGATTTAAATTTACCAAACTCAGAAAGTCTGAAGCTAAAAGCTGACTTAGCTATACAAATTATTACGACCATAAAAAAAATGGGGTTAAATCAGGCCGAAGCAGGTAAAAGAATGCATTTACCTCAAGCGCGTGTTTCTGCACTTTATAACGGTAAATTCTTCAATATGTCAGAAAAAAAACTGATGGATTGTTTAAACCGACTCGGTTATGACATTGAAATCGTAGTAAAACCTAGCCATGAATTTTTAGGTCGTAGAACATTATTTATACCCGCGCATAGCTAA
- a CDS encoding type II toxin-antitoxin system RelE/ParE family toxin, translating to MNAKTEKSLVWIGSSKKDLLELPQDIVKSVGYTLHFAQKGLTPPNVKPLSGFHGAGVLEVVENYDGNTYRAICTVKFASVVFVLHCFQKKSKKGIATPRADLDLIRTRLNTAQQIYEDMKNGKI from the coding sequence ATGAATGCCAAGACTGAAAAATCTTTAGTTTGGATAGGGAGCAGTAAAAAAGACTTGTTGGAACTGCCGCAAGACATTGTTAAATCTGTCGGTTATACGCTGCATTTTGCCCAAAAAGGCTTAACGCCTCCAAACGTTAAACCATTATCTGGGTTTCATGGTGCTGGTGTACTTGAAGTCGTAGAAAATTATGATGGTAACACCTATCGGGCTATCTGTACGGTTAAGTTTGCAAGTGTTGTATTTGTTTTACATTGCTTCCAGAAAAAATCCAAAAAGGGCATAGCTACACCAAGGGCTGATCTTGATCTGATAAGAACCCGCCTCAACACAGCCCAACAGATTTATGAGGATATGAAGAATGGAAAGATCTAA
- a CDS encoding helix-turn-helix domain-containing protein: MDNFGGRLREERKRLGMTQTEFADVGGVQKTTQSNYENNIRLPDAQYLGSITKIGIDIAYIITGARTIKADITTEEQKLVENYRAMDDSAKLNIQAVGDAFAQSKPNLKTG, encoded by the coding sequence ATGGATAACTTTGGGGGCAGGCTAAGGGAAGAACGTAAGCGGTTAGGCATGACTCAGACTGAGTTTGCAGATGTCGGAGGTGTTCAAAAAACTACACAAAGTAATTATGAAAACAATATTAGATTACCGGATGCTCAATACTTAGGGTCAATAACGAAGATAGGTATTGATATAGCTTATATAATCACTGGTGCTCGCACCATAAAAGCTGATATCACAACAGAAGAACAAAAATTAGTTGAAAATTACCGAGCAATGGACGACTCGGCGAAGCTAAATATACAGGCGGTTGGTGATGCGTTTGCTCAATCGAAACCCAACTTGAAAACAGGTTAA
- a CDS encoding phage filamentation protein Fil family protein translates to MRFIVKHQPISLVVVGGYAGVIFGRAEAGIKIVPHKPAPDGVNIPALLSLNGDGTMLIKTCTSVAVLPDNPLHITHRRHRRGWLETPDGRRVQPNAQDVQFIKGMSTPVINKPRRRWFAHLMGIFA, encoded by the coding sequence TTGCGTTTTATTGTTAAACATCAACCTATTTCCCTTGTTGTGGTGGGAGGTTATGCCGGCGTCATCTTTGGTAGAGCAGAAGCCGGCATAAAAATAGTACCACACAAACCCGCGCCGGACGGGGTAAACATTCCGGCACTTCTTTCACTTAATGGAGATGGCACCATGTTAATAAAAACCTGCACATCCGTAGCCGTATTGCCAGATAACCCGTTGCACATTACGCATCGCCGTCATCGCCGTGGCTGGCTGGAGACCCCTGATGGTCGCCGTGTTCAGCCTAATGCGCAGGATGTACAATTTATTAAAGGAATGAGTACACCCGTCATCAATAAACCACGCCGCCGTTGGTTTGCACATTTGATGGGGATTTTTGCTTAA
- a CDS encoding DUF5347 family protein: MANTEPARVVPLNLEQRQCSLKHIALLWGAFPDAKYKGVIPALITEMQETDPQMKGALYYLAGIEKKKHALAFKQLSPEEQMNIIDAIIRLRAVISLLPDRVTYIDCDPLPNKTE; encoded by the coding sequence ATGGCGAATACAGAGCCAGCACGTGTCGTCCCGCTGAATTTAGAACAGCGTCAATGCAGTCTTAAGCACATCGCGTTATTATGGGGGGCATTTCCTGACGCAAAATATAAAGGGGTTATTCCCGCGCTGATCACTGAAATGCAAGAAACCGATCCGCAAATGAAAGGGGCTTTGTATTATTTGGCCGGTATTGAAAAGAAAAAGCATGCGTTGGCATTTAAACAGTTATCTCCAGAAGAACAGATGAATATTATTGACGCGATTATTCGCTTACGTGCCGTTATCAGTTTATTGCCTGACAGGGTGACGTATATTGATTGTGATCCGCTGCCGAACAAGACGGAATAA
- a CDS encoding replication endonuclease codes for MTLYSEEIPIPAPRSLNPAPCHIFSPLMWEREQLPAILEPRIEAYWQRQVAQANHLAHLDHIKRKWQADPELAIQADLRRQPKFIQQPLQQRLDYLRREGGEARAKTFLLEVIKPVLHRLETVRKKQRTEDYQRVTYYPALRVLLDLPTLMQKEVKNVAARVAGHMELFFCACAEVLPDDNTDPDKILRLYQRVAAEAKRFSITPPHWHSLREHIQHRGKMPYHLIPGALARLCCADWWARKLWRLRCEWREEQYRAICLVHKQASAYVSYDALTRKREQDRRAREFIRSHELVNEDGVTLDMEKVVNASTSNPHLRHLEMMTTARGLENLAEQRGDYAMFYTLTCPSRYHATLSCGKPNPKWATHTVRESSDYLVALFAGVRKKMNKMGLRWYGVRVAEPHHDGTVHWHLLCFMARKDRVAITAVLREFAIRSDREELGKNIKPRFDVKPVLKSKGSPTSYLAKYISKNMDGTVLKKVVDKATDEPLLSTETGKPLNESVENAVAWASLHRVRQFQFFGIPSRQTYRELRLLAGQLQRKAKSKKSTQLLDDKPMDDVLAAADAGCMATYIIKQGGVLIPRKDHTVRTAYIKSETLNAYGEQGVKIYGVWSPRLGMASRICTHVDTWKKVRKAKSDKQPVHPVNQAESDLGLGVALQDGVTVPWTRTRGNNCPLA; via the coding sequence ATGACCCTCTATTCAGAAGAAATCCCTATCCCCGCACCGCGTTCTCTCAATCCTGCCCCCTGTCACATTTTTTCTCCGTTAATGTGGGAGCGCGAGCAATTGCCTGCCATCCTGGAACCGAGGATAGAAGCCTATTGGCAACGTCAGGTGGCGCAAGCCAATCATCTTGCTCATCTCGATCACATAAAACGGAAGTGGCAGGCTGATCCCGAATTAGCAATACAAGCAGATTTACGCCGTCAGCCGAAATTTATCCAGCAGCCGTTGCAGCAGCGCCTGGATTATCTGCGTCGTGAGGGCGGTGAAGCAAGAGCCAAAACCTTTTTATTGGAGGTGATTAAGCCAGTCTTGCACCGTCTTGAAACCGTGCGTAAAAAGCAGAGGACGGAGGATTATCAGCGTGTTACCTACTATCCTGCGCTACGCGTGTTATTGGATTTACCGACACTGATGCAAAAGGAAGTAAAGAATGTGGCAGCGAGGGTGGCAGGACATATGGAACTGTTTTTCTGTGCCTGCGCCGAGGTGTTACCGGATGATAATACGGATCCGGATAAAATATTGCGACTTTATCAGCGTGTGGCCGCGGAAGCTAAACGGTTTTCTATTACACCCCCGCATTGGCACAGTTTGCGTGAGCATATCCAGCACCGTGGCAAAATGCCTTATCATCTGATCCCTGGCGCACTGGCACGGCTGTGTTGTGCTGACTGGTGGGCACGTAAACTGTGGCGGTTGCGTTGTGAATGGCGTGAGGAGCAATACCGTGCCATTTGTTTGGTGCATAAACAAGCTTCTGCCTATGTCAGCTATGATGCCTTGACCCGTAAGCGTGAGCAGGATCGCCGTGCACGGGAATTTATCCGCTCACATGAACTGGTGAATGAGGACGGGGTGACGCTGGACATGGAAAAGGTGGTTAACGCGAGTACCAGCAATCCTCACTTACGTCATCTGGAAATGATGACCACCGCCAGAGGTCTGGAAAATCTGGCAGAACAGCGTGGCGATTATGCGATGTTTTATACCCTTACCTGTCCGTCGCGCTATCACGCTACCTTATCCTGCGGTAAACCTAATCCCAAATGGGCAACCCATACGGTACGTGAAAGCAGTGATTATCTGGTCGCTCTGTTTGCGGGTGTGCGCAAAAAGATGAACAAAATGGGGCTGCGCTGGTACGGCGTGCGGGTAGCAGAGCCTCATCATGATGGTACCGTGCATTGGCATTTGCTGTGTTTTATGGCGAGAAAAGATCGGGTCGCCATTACCGCGGTGTTACGTGAATTTGCGATCCGTAGCGATCGTGAGGAGCTAGGAAAAAATATCAAACCACGCTTTGATGTCAAGCCGGTGCTGAAGAGTAAAGGGTCGCCCACCAGTTATCTGGCGAAATACATCAGTAAAAATATGGATGGCACCGTACTGAAAAAAGTCGTTGATAAGGCGACCGATGAGCCCCTATTAAGTACCGAGACCGGTAAGCCACTTAATGAATCAGTTGAAAACGCGGTAGCCTGGGCAAGTTTGCATCGGGTACGACAATTTCAGTTTTTTGGTATTCCTTCGCGTCAAACGTACCGTGAATTGCGTTTGCTGGCCGGTCAATTGCAGCGCAAAGCAAAATCGAAAAAAAGCACGCAATTACTTGATGATAAGCCGATGGATGATGTATTGGCTGCCGCCGATGCCGGTTGTATGGCGACCTATATTATTAAGCAAGGCGGGGTATTGATCCCACGTAAAGACCATACTGTACGTACCGCTTATATCAAATCTGAGACCCTGAATGCCTACGGTGAGCAGGGCGTGAAAATTTACGGGGTGTGGTCGCCCCGGCTGGGCATGGCGTCACGGATTTGTACCCATGTGGATACGTGGAAAAAGGTGCGTAAGGCGAAAAGTGATAAGCAGCCTGTTCATCCTGTTAATCAGGCAGAAAGTGATCTGGGGTTAGGTGTTGCCCTTCAGGACGGGGTTACCGTCCCTTGGACTCGGACTCGTGGCAATAACTGTCCCCTTGCGTGA
- a CDS encoding type II toxin-antitoxin system HicA family toxin: protein MRKKQAETLKKVLRKPPSSNIKWADIESLIVALGGEVKEGNGSRVRFLLKGSIARFHRPHPSPDTDKGALVSLREWLESIGIKQ, encoded by the coding sequence GTGAGAAAAAAACAGGCAGAAACACTAAAAAAAGTATTAAGAAAGCCACCCTCTTCAAATATCAAATGGGCTGATATTGAATCATTGATCGTAGCACTGGGTGGAGAAGTCAAAGAAGGAAACGGTTCAAGAGTCCGATTCCTTCTAAAGGGGAGTATCGCACGGTTTCACCGTCCACACCCCTCACCAGATACAGATAAAGGCGCATTGGTAAGTCTACGTGAATGGTTAGAAAGTATAGGAATTAAACAATGA
- a CDS encoding type II toxin-antitoxin system HicB family antitoxin, which translates to MVVAGQPATIAYIPEMGMFRGKFLGLSGYCDFMSDSIEGLKKEGEVSLNGYLEDCKEHNIAPFATTEKVKTFTLRYPESLGERLAGAASERQVSVNTFILETLNERIKHA; encoded by the coding sequence ATGGTAGTAGCCGGACAACCCGCTACTATCGCTTACATACCTGAAATGGGTATGTTTCGCGGTAAGTTTTTAGGTTTATCAGGCTATTGTGATTTTATGTCTGATAGCATAGAGGGGTTGAAAAAAGAGGGAGAAGTTTCTCTCAATGGCTATCTGGAGGATTGTAAAGAACACAACATCGCTCCATTTGCTACAACAGAGAAGGTAAAAACCTTTACATTGCGTTACCCTGAGTCATTGGGAGAACGTCTAGCAGGTGCAGCATCTGAACGACAAGTATCCGTTAATACTTTTATCCTTGAAACCCTGAATGAGCGTATCAAGCATGCTTAA
- a CDS encoding phage portal protein — protein sequence MANRKQNTMQRVEAFTFGDPVPMLDQRDMLDYLECAVVDHWYEPPVSFHGLAKSFRAAVHHSSPIYMKRNLLVSLFQPHRWLSKQDFSRYALDFLVFANAFLEVRTNRLGGVLKLVPSPAKYTRCGVEAGTHWYVQSWAAPHLFAENSVFHLLDPDINQEIYGVPDYLAALNSTWLNEAATLFRRKYYLNGSHAGFILYMNDAAHKQEDIDRLRQALKDSKGPGNFRNLFMYAPGGKKDGLQLIPLAEVAAKDEFINIKNVTRDDQLAAQRVPPQLMGILPHNTGGFGDIEKAARVFAINELAPLQERLSEINDWLGEEVIRFKPYELVEKPSV from the coding sequence ATGGCTAATAGGAAACAGAATACGATGCAGCGGGTAGAGGCGTTTACCTTTGGCGACCCGGTGCCGATGCTCGATCAGCGGGATATGCTGGATTATCTGGAGTGTGCCGTTGTTGACCACTGGTATGAACCACCGGTGTCGTTTCATGGGCTGGCAAAATCCTTTCGTGCCGCCGTGCACCACAGTTCACCGATTTATATGAAGCGTAATTTGCTGGTGAGTCTGTTTCAACCGCATCGCTGGTTATCTAAGCAAGATTTTAGCCGCTATGCGTTGGATTTTTTGGTGTTTGCCAATGCGTTTTTAGAAGTGCGCACTAATCGTTTGGGCGGGGTACTAAAACTGGTGCCCAGTCCGGCAAAATATACCCGCTGCGGCGTTGAAGCGGGCACCCATTGGTATGTGCAATCCTGGGCAGCGCCGCATTTATTTGCTGAAAATAGCGTCTTTCACCTGCTCGATCCAGATATTAATCAGGAAATTTACGGTGTACCGGATTATCTGGCGGCACTGAATTCAACCTGGCTGAATGAAGCCGCGACACTGTTTCGGCGTAAGTATTATCTCAATGGCAGTCATGCCGGTTTTATTTTGTACATGAACGATGCGGCGCATAAACAGGAGGACATTGACCGCTTACGGCAGGCGTTGAAGGACTCAAAAGGCCCGGGGAATTTTCGTAATTTATTTATGTATGCCCCGGGCGGTAAAAAAGACGGGTTGCAACTGATCCCCTTGGCAGAGGTGGCAGCCAAAGATGAATTTATCAACATTAAAAATGTGACCCGTGATGATCAATTAGCGGCACAGCGGGTACCACCGCAACTGATGGGCATTTTACCGCACAATACCGGCGGTTTTGGTGATATCGAAAAAGCGGCACGGGTGTTTGCCATCAATGAATTGGCACCATTGCAAGAGCGACTGAGTGAAATTAATGACTGGCTGGGCGAGGAGGTGATCCGTTTTAAACCCTATGAATTAGTCGAAAAACCGTCGGTGTAA
- a CDS encoding terminase large subunit domain-containing protein has protein sequence MDNITLTRELDPRRQAMYLYWQGLQVARIAEILGIKATTLHSWKRRDQWDQYGVLEKMQLTTATRYCQLVAIEAKSGRDFKELDALGRQAERHARIGKYNNGGNEADLDPNRAALPRGKRKVSVKNVFSDEQISQLATLFQASLFAYQRAWYQAGLDDRFRLRNLLKSRQIGATFYFAREALLDALTTARNQMFISASKAQAHQFKHYIVDFAAEVGVELRGDPICLPNGAELHFLGTNTNTAQGRSGCLYVDEYFWIPGFKKLRRAASGMASQKRYRQTYFSTPSSVNHEAYPFWNGTLFNQGREKNQRIEVDTSYPHLAAGALCADGQYKQIVTLEDALAGGCDRFDIAQLRRENSDDDFDNLFMCQFIDDAQSVFPMKEMQRCMVDSWEQWPDVKLLATRPYGYQPVWIGYDPASTGDASGCAVMAPPKVAGGKFRVLERFQWHGMDFSEQARHIQTLTERYNVSYIGIDDTGLGRSVTQLVRQFFPAVQAIHYTVEMKTDLIYKAKDVITSGRLEFDAGAMDIAKAFMSIRKTLSASGQRATYVTNRAEGTSHGDVAWAIMHALFNEPLAGITVNNSSFMEPF, from the coding sequence ATGGATAACATCACCCTGACGAGGGAGTTAGATCCGCGCCGTCAAGCCATGTATTTGTATTGGCAGGGGCTACAGGTGGCGCGTATCGCTGAAATCTTAGGCATCAAGGCAACGACGCTACACAGTTGGAAACGTCGTGACCAGTGGGATCAATATGGTGTGTTGGAAAAGATGCAACTCACTACCGCCACACGCTATTGTCAGTTGGTGGCTATCGAGGCAAAGAGTGGGCGTGATTTCAAAGAGTTGGATGCCCTGGGGCGTCAGGCAGAACGGCATGCCCGTATCGGCAAATACAATAATGGGGGCAATGAAGCCGATCTGGATCCGAACCGGGCAGCGCTCCCGCGAGGAAAACGTAAGGTGTCGGTGAAAAATGTTTTTTCAGACGAGCAGATTAGCCAGCTGGCGACCTTATTTCAAGCGTCCTTGTTTGCTTATCAGCGTGCGTGGTATCAGGCGGGTTTGGATGATCGTTTTCGCCTGCGTAATCTGCTGAAATCGCGGCAAATCGGGGCGACGTTTTATTTTGCCCGTGAAGCCTTGCTTGATGCGTTGACCACCGCACGTAATCAGATGTTTATTTCTGCTTCGAAGGCGCAAGCCCATCAATTTAAACATTATATCGTCGATTTCGCCGCCGAAGTGGGCGTAGAACTGCGCGGTGATCCGATTTGTTTGCCCAATGGGGCCGAATTGCATTTTTTAGGCACCAATACCAATACCGCGCAGGGGCGGTCCGGGTGTTTGTATGTCGATGAGTATTTTTGGATCCCCGGTTTTAAGAAGTTACGTCGTGCGGCCTCGGGCATGGCATCACAAAAACGGTATCGGCAAACCTATTTTTCCACGCCCTCGAGTGTCAATCATGAAGCCTATCCGTTCTGGAATGGCACCTTGTTTAATCAGGGACGCGAGAAAAATCAACGCATTGAGGTCGATACCAGTTATCCGCATTTGGCCGCGGGGGCACTGTGTGCAGACGGGCAGTACAAGCAGATTGTGACCCTTGAGGATGCGCTGGCCGGTGGCTGTGATCGCTTTGATATCGCGCAATTGCGGCGTGAGAACAGTGATGACGATTTTGATAATCTGTTTATGTGTCAGTTTATCGACGATGCGCAATCGGTATTTCCGATGAAGGAGATGCAACGTTGTATGGTCGACAGCTGGGAGCAGTGGCCGGATGTGAAATTACTGGCAACGCGACCTTATGGGTATCAACCGGTGTGGATTGGCTACGATCCGGCTAGTACCGGTGATGCCTCGGGCTGTGCGGTGATGGCGCCGCCCAAGGTGGCAGGCGGGAAATTTCGCGTGCTGGAACGTTTTCAATGGCACGGTATGGATTTTTCCGAGCAGGCACGGCATATCCAGACACTGACTGAGCGCTATAACGTGAGCTATATCGGCATTGATGATACCGGCCTGGGGCGGTCTGTGACCCAGCTGGTCAGGCAATTTTTCCCCGCCGTGCAGGCCATTCATTATACCGTCGAGATGAAAACCGATCTGATTTATAAGGCCAAGGATGTGATCACCTCGGGCAGGCTGGAATTTGATGCCGGTGCGATGGATATCGCCAAGGCGTTTATGTCGATCCGCAAAACCTTGAGCGCCAGTGGTCAGCGTGCCACCTATGTCACCAACCGCGCCGAGGGCACCAGTCATGGCGATGTTGCCTGGGCGATTATGCACGCCCTGTTTAATGAACCGCTGGCCGGTATCACTGTCAATAACAGCAGTTTTATGGAGCCATTTTAA
- a CDS encoding GPO family capsid scaffolding protein: MAKSTFFRAAVEGATSDGRSISRQHLIEMAESYNPSYRGARANLEHIKSLLPDSPFRAYGDIVATKYEEISAGPLKGKIALLVQVDATEELVKLRENRQKVYTSIEYVLKFADTGKAYLTGIAFTDNPASLGAEMLTFCANSQHNPLASRKSQAEALFSAAEEITLEFETEQKPALFHSVKALFGKKHLSDDARFTDIHQAVSLIAEHQQQLAEKCAHLTALESTVTALQAAHQTTQQSVTTLTAQLTHADRSTHSRPLTTGANPTHLTDC; the protein is encoded by the coding sequence ATGGCAAAATCCACCTTTTTCCGCGCCGCCGTTGAGGGAGCGACCAGTGACGGGCGCAGCATTTCACGGCAACACCTTATTGAAATGGCGGAAAGTTATAACCCGTCCTATCGCGGCGCACGTGCCAATCTGGAACACATCAAAAGCCTGTTACCGGATAGCCCGTTTCGTGCTTATGGCGATATCGTCGCAACAAAATATGAAGAAATTAGCGCCGGCCCGCTTAAAGGAAAAATCGCCTTACTGGTTCAGGTAGATGCGACCGAGGAACTGGTCAAACTGCGAGAAAATCGGCAAAAGGTGTACACCAGCATTGAATACGTGCTCAAATTCGCCGATACCGGTAAAGCTTACCTGACTGGCATCGCCTTCACCGACAACCCGGCATCCTTGGGCGCTGAAATGCTCACCTTCTGTGCTAACAGTCAACATAACCCGCTGGCATCACGTAAAAGCCAGGCAGAGGCGCTGTTTAGCGCAGCGGAAGAAATCACGCTGGAATTTGAAACCGAACAAAAACCGGCGCTGTTTCACAGCGTCAAAGCCCTGTTTGGCAAAAAACACCTCAGCGATGACGCACGTTTCACGGATATCCATCAGGCGGTCTCCCTGATAGCCGAGCATCAGCAACAGCTAGCCGAAAAATGTGCTCACTTAACAGCGCTAGAAAGCACTGTCACGGCATTACAGGCCGCGCATCAGACAACACAACAAAGCGTGACCACACTCACTGCCCAGTTAACTCACGCGGATCGCAGTACCCACTCACGCCCCCTGACCACGGGTGCCAACCCAACTCACCTGACGGATTGCTAA